A single region of the Epinephelus fuscoguttatus linkage group LG14, E.fuscoguttatus.final_Chr_v1 genome encodes:
- the LOC125900563 gene encoding zinc finger MYM-type protein 4-like isoform X5, with protein MSGVKDEEKPVKFTHEEHLSRVFDEVMGLGEFADSSRGSASSTRSGGQDETKGVDETSGQGENQPVEEEDSNGSRQEEKMDEEIGESSLPPISSPASVRRSSFTMSTTEGGGGGGSGGAAFDDALDGLPSYGPEEEEEEDWHFALPMGTLEDVSVGKTKGKTGLPGAGNNTTREEPFPQEEEREASSGSANTSHSSQDHTPENSRDGGTLTQTEETEDSQQGERSEAAPTEDSNPPLPASINIKDEPIDEGYDAALLPQSSIRQIKEELEHQEEELRISSVYSVGGGNAFAPPTMPAAVPAPPPAAIFIPGRGAVLQAMTPLPLRPPAPIPSTLPALIPAPPRPPPPAVPGSVRCSGCSKVLLKGQTAFQRKGSTQLFCSTVCLTGHLPPANKNRSCFQCNREILQPRDMITIPEEGTYVNFCGQFCLSVFRHKKKQTDKGPDKWTDKRLEKKPEKPPEKQVERQAPEKPFCSVCRVSNRQIEHEVTHQGRLHRLCSNACFVTWRKMRQLAMNCCEGCGLYCNSNSGSCHTLTIERSQLNFCGPTCINTYKQTCRKLVSCACCHKMAIASSTIMERDQRGKVQLYCSSACVEQSRPPRHVLMGAAFPCCQCRVSAVPQYHLAMVDGTIRNFCSYDCVTIYRKSGNTSQPDMTNGTSALKDSSHRDAPKQGPSAGASSVPPIPQDYPSSVPYPGHHPSHSSVPPLVPPYPAISSPSVPGQAQARAPADKPQKPAEGGTSDNSKLTCHQCSNQFSMKPLLFSHQGRISMFCGRKCCEHYKTQKNILIQCECCKQEKVHFDTISYNQQDLVFCSESCKLLFKHDLTSRNKDHPWRPCTYCSGIGQKMLHSHYGGRMEEFCRPHCMSQYTVLYYGMGRCDSCRKQGYMTEKLQCLGSVRNFCNMTCLLQYCNVHFETSQHSSSNGTGTAPQTPYAPTQPHHSSKMNPVIADVVSLANGSATQPSVTADTAFTGALPTTDGKNLDHASTQTDAMRVPVPRRRQMKNKSVLCRPFTMDQESMCQISTSSTETAAQPLPSVSSSAGEEKVKVIMVPVPVPVFIPVPMNMYSQHTPVPMAMPLPVPVPMIVPPQSKDMIDAAVQSEPLALEEEKQKDGPVSSTDQSSSNSGDMKSEVVTPISCENEETQKAVQADLPLTVSSERSTESADPQLDTKPEETTTTSDPPTTSAEDQPPSSPMMDLETDFPSEPLDQKPPAPQRGVKRPRDVFSSRKRSRRRTVLNRTAVVTPAPAKLNHLYGVKAWRSWVQQRNKHQKESNIVDIKEDVLQCDSAELSFALSCFIREVRRPNGETYSPDSIFYLCLGIQQYLFMKGRIENIFTDALYSQFATNISGMLRLWKPKPQTSGGAVSSRVVESYLWECKQLGAYSPIVLLNTLLFFCTKTFGFTTLAQHQSLSFTNFTLHSKPCSRAGKVHYLRYQRSSAGTPHAERLRKKQGEEEVDLEMLENVANPLHCPVRLYEFYLSRCPESVKKRTDLFFLQPEQNVHTHSSHWYTSQPLESTTLQSMLSRIMAVREVHQELEKTQLQSSAAGGDDSLQ; from the exons ATGTCAGGAGTAAAAGATGAAGAAAAGCCAGTCAAATTTACG CATGAGGAGCACCTGTCCAGAGTTTTTGATGAAGTAATGGGGCTTGGAGAATTTGCTGACTCCTCTAGGGGCTCTGCCAGCTCTACCAGGAGTGGAGGTCAGGACGAGACAAAGGGAGTAGACGAAACCTCAGGACAAGGGGAGAACCAACCGGTAGAAGAAGAGGACAGCAACGGCAGCAGACAAGAAGAGAAGATGGATGAGGAGATTGGAGAGTCATCCCTTCCTCCCATTTCCTCCCCTGCATCTGTCCGACGCTCCTCGTTTACCATGAGTACaactgaaggaggaggagggggaggaagtggaggggCAGCATTTGATGATGCGTTGGATGGCCTTCCTTCGTATGggccagaagaagaagaagaggaagactgGCACTTCGCCCTGCCGATGGGCACCCTGGAGGATGTTAGTGTGGgtaagacaaaaggaaaaacaggCCTACCAGGAGCAGGGAACAACACAACTCGAGAGGAGCCCTTTCctcaggaggaagagagggaagcGAGCAGTGGGTCCGCTAACACCTCCCACTCCTCACAGGACCACACACCTGAAAACAGCCGAG ATGGAGGCACCCTGACCCagacagaggagacagaagaCAGCCAACAGGGAGAG AGGTCGGAGGCAGCTCCAACGGAGGACAGTAATCCCCCACTGCCTGCTAGTATCAATATTAAAGATGAGCCCATTGATGAGGGTTATGATGCTGCTTTACTGCCTCAGAGCTCCATCAGACAGATCAAAGAGGAGCTGGAGCATCAGGAG GAAGAGCTGAGGATCAGCTCTGTCTACTCTGTAGGTGGAGGAAACGCGTTTGCACCCCCTACCA TGCCAGCAGCAGTCCCAGCTCCCCCTCCAGCAGCCATTTTCATCCCAGGTAGAGGAGCTGTCCTACAAGCCATGACTCCCCTCCCTCTCAGACCACCAGCTCCAATCCCAAGTACTCTACCAGCTCTGATACCAGCGCCCCCACGCCCGCCTCCACCCGCAGTTCCCGGTAGTGTTCGCTGCAGTGGCTGCTCTAAG GTTCTGCTGAAAGGCCAAACGGCATTCCAAAGAAAAGGTTCGACGCAGCTCTTCTGCTCCACGGTCTGTCTTACTGGCCATCTGCCTCCAGCCAACAAGAACCGATCTTGTTTCCAGTGCAACAG GGAGATTCTTCAGCCCAGGGACATGATCACGATTCCAGAAGAGGGCACCTACGTTAACTTCTGTGGCCAGTTCTGTCTGTCCGTATTTCGACACAAGAAGAAACAGACTGATAAGGGTCCTGATAAATGGACTGACAAACGACTGGAGAAGAAACCTGAGAAGCCGCCTGAGAAACAAGTGGAGCGACAAGCTCCTGAAAAGCCCTTTTGCAGTGTCTGCAGAGTGTCTAACAGG CAGATTGAGCACGAGGTCACCCATCAAGGTCGTCTGCACAGACTCTGTAGTAACGCTTGTTTTGTAACATGGCGCAAGATGCGGCAGTTAGCCATGAACTGCTGTGAAGGCTGCGGACTTTACTGTAATAGCAACTCAGGCTCCTGTCACACGCTCACAATTGAAAGATCTCAGCTCAACTTCTGTGGCCCCACCTGTATTAACACTTACAAACAG ACCTGCAGAAAGTTGGTTTCCTGTGCCTGCTGTCACAAAATGGCAATAGCGTCCTCCACCATCATGGAGCGAGACCAAAGGGGCAAAGTCCAGCTTTACTGTTCATCTGCTTGTGTGGAACAGAGTCGACCACCTCGACACGTTCTTATGG GTGCTGCATTCCCCTGCTGCCAGTGCAGGGTGTCGGCTGTTCCTCAGTATCATCTGGCCATGGTGGACGGCACCATTCGTAACTTCTGCTCCTATGACTGCGTTACTATATACAGG aaatctgGAAACACCTCTCAGCCAGACATGACCAATGGAACCTCCGCTTTAAAGGACTCCTCCCACAGAGACGCCCCTAAACAGGGACCCTCAGCTGGAGCCAGCTCAGTCCCTCCCATCCCTCAGGACTACCCATCTTCAGTCCCCTACCCAGGCCACCATCCCAGTCATAGTTCAGTGCCCCCACTGGTGCCTCCCTACCCAGCCATATCCTCCCCCTCTGTCCCAGGGCAGGCCCAGGCCAGAGCACCTGCTGATAAGCCCCAGAAACCTGCAGAGGGCGGAACCAGTGATAACTCCAAGCTGACCTGCCATCAGTGCAGCAATCAGTTCAGCATGAAGCCGCTGCTATTCAGTCACCAA GGTCGTATTTCTATGTTCTGTGGTAGGAAGTGCTGTGAGCACTATAAAACCCAGAAGAATATTCTGATTCAATGTGAGTGCTGTAAACAGGAGAAAGTGCACTTTGACACCATCAGCTACAACCAACAGGACCTGGTCTTCTGCAGTGAAA GCTGTAAGCTGCTTTTCAAACATGACCTGACATCTCGTAACAAGGATCATCCTTGGCGTCCCTGCACCTACTGCTCTGGCATCGGCCAGAAGATGCTCCACAGTCACTATGGAGGCAGGATGGAGGAGTTCTGTAGACCCCACTGCATGTCCCAGTACACTGTACTCTACTATGGG ATGGGTCGATGTGACAGTTGTAGGAAACAGGGCTACATGACTGAGAAGCTGCAATGTTTGGGCTCAGTCCGTAATTTCTGCAACATGACCTGTCTGCTGCAGTACTGCAACGTGCATTTTGAGACAAgccaacacagcagcagtaatGGTACTGGAACGGCCCCACAAACACCATATG CTCCAACACAGCCCCACCACTCCTCAAAGATGAACCCTGTCATAGCTGATGTCGTGTCACTGGCCAATGGCTCTGCCACTCAACCCAGTGTAACAGCAGATACTGCTTTTACTG GAGCACTTCCGACCACTGATGGCAAGAACCTAGACCAT GCCAGTACCCAGACTGATGCCATGCGAGTGCCTGTCCCCCGTCGACGTCAAATGAAGAACAAGTCAGTTCTGTGTCGGCCCTTCACTATGGACCAAGAGAGCATGTGCCAGATATCCACATCTTCCACTGAAACAGCAG CTCAGCCTCTGCCCTCAGTTAGCTCTTcagcaggagaggagaaagtGAAGGTGATAATGGTGCCAGTTCCAGTACCAGTCTTCATTCCAGTGCCTATGAACATGTACTCCCAGCACACACCTGTTCCGATGGCTATGCCTTTGCCT GTTCCAGTACCCATGATCGTACCACCACAGAGCAAGGACATGATAGATGCAGCAGTCCAATCAGAGCCTTTGGCGttagaggaagaaaaacaaaaagatgggCCTGTTTCCAGCACAG ACCAGAGTAGTTCTAACAGTGGAGACATGAAGTCAGAGGTGGTCACTCCcataagctgtgaaaatgaggAGACTCAAAAAGCAGTACAAGCCGACCTGCCGCTTACTGTCAGCTCAGAGAGGAGCACAGAGTCAGCTGATCCTCAACTTGATACGAAGCCAGAGGAGACCACCACGACAAGTGACCCACCTACCACCAGTGCTGAGGATCaacctccctcctctcccatgATGGACTTGGAGACTGACTTCCCGTCCG aacCGTTAGATCAGAAGCCACCTGCACCACAGCGAGGAGTGAAGAGACCCAGGGATGTTTTCTCCAGCCGAAAACGG AGTCGAAGGCGAACCGTGTTGAACCGCACTGCAGTGGTGACTCCAGCCCCCGCCAAACTGAACCACCTGTATGGAGTTAAAGCCTGGAGGAGCTGGGTCCAACAACGAAACAAACACCAGAAAGAAT CCAATATCGTGGATATTAAAGAAGACGTCCTTCAGTGTGACTCCGCTGAGCTGAGCTTTGCTCTGTCCTGCTTCATCAGAGAAGTAAGACGGCCTAATGGAGAGACCTACAGCCCAGACAGCATCTTCTACCTCTGTCTGGGGATAcagcag TACCTGTTCATGAAGGGCCGCATAGAGAACATCTTTACCGATGCGCTGTACAGTCAGTTTGCCACCAACATCAGTGGGATGCTGCGACTCTGGAAACCGAAACCGCAGACTAGTG GTGGTGCTGTTTCCTCCCGTGTTGTGGAGTCCTACCTGTGGGAGTGTAAGCAGCTGGGCGCCTACTCCCCCATAGTGCTGCTCAACACGCTGCTCTTCTTTTGCACCAAGACCTTCGGCTTCACCACGCTGGCACAGCACCAAAGCCTCTCCTTTACCAACTTCACTCTACACTCTAAACCCTGCAGCCGAGCCGGCAAAGTCCACTACCTCCGATACCAGAGAAGCAGTGCTGGCACGCCCCATGCAG AGCGATTGAGAAAAAagcagggagaggaagaggtagACCTGGAGATGCTGGAAAATGTCGCCAACCCTCTACACTGTCCTGTCAGACTCTACGAGTTCTACCTCTCCAGATG CCCTGAGTCGGTGAAGAAGAGAACTGacctgtttttcctgcagcctGAACAGAATGTGCACACTCACAG TTCCCACTGGTACACCTCTCAACCATTAGAGAGCACCACTCTACAGAGCATGCTCTCACGCATCATGGCCGTCAGAGAGGTTCACCAGGAACTCGAAAAAACTCAACTTCAGTCCTCAGCCGCCGGTGGTGATGACAGTTTACAGTGA
- the LOC125900563 gene encoding zinc finger MYM-type protein 4-like isoform X3 translates to MSGVKDEEKPVKFTHEEHLSRVFDEVMGLGEFADSSRGSASSTRSGGQDETKGVDETSGQGENQPVEEEDSNGSRQEEKMDEEIGESSLPPISSPASVRRSSFTMSTTEGGGGGGSGGAAFDDALDGLPSYGPEEEEEEDWHFALPMGTLEDVSVGKTKGKTGLPGAGNNTTREEPFPQEEEREASSGSANTSHSSQDHTPENSRDGGTLTQTEETEDSQQGERSEAAPTEDSNPPLPASINIKDEPIDEGYDAALLPQSSIRQIKEELEHQEEELRISSVYSVGGGNAFAPPTIGSVGRINILLGGMNNFVNFTENLQEKAEMRAACHTLPAAVPAPPPAAIFIPGRGAVLQAMTPLPLRPPAPIPSTLPALIPAPPRPPPPAVPGSVRCSGCSKVLLKGQTAFQRKGSTQLFCSTVCLTGHLPPANKNRSCFQCNREILQPRDMITIPEEGTYVNFCGQFCLSVFRHKKKQTDKGPDKWTDKRLEKKPEKPPEKQVERQAPEKPFCSVCRVSNRIEHEVTHQGRLHRLCSNACFVTWRKMRQLAMNCCEGCGLYCNSNSGSCHTLTIERSQLNFCGPTCINTYKQTCRKLVSCACCHKMAIASSTIMERDQRGKVQLYCSSACVEQSRPPRHVLMGAAFPCCQCRVSAVPQYHLAMVDGTIRNFCSYDCVTIYRKSGNTSQPDMTNGTSALKDSSHRDAPKQGPSAGASSVPPIPQDYPSSVPYPGHHPSHSSVPPLVPPYPAISSPSVPGQAQARAPADKPQKPAEGGTSDNSKLTCHQCSNQFSMKPLLFSHQGRISMFCGRKCCEHYKTQKNILIQCECCKQEKVHFDTISYNQQDLVFCSESCKLLFKHDLTSRNKDHPWRPCTYCSGIGQKMLHSHYGGRMEEFCRPHCMSQYTVLYYGMGRCDSCRKQGYMTEKLQCLGSVRNFCNMTCLLQYCNVHFETSQHSSSNGTGTAPQTPYAPTQPHHSSKMNPVIADVVSLANGSATQPSVTADTAFTGALPTTDGKNLDHASTQTDAMRVPVPRRRQMKNKSVLCRPFTMDQESMCQISTSSTETAAQPLPSVSSSAGEEKVKVIMVPVPVPVFIPVPMNMYSQHTPVPMAMPLPVPVPMIVPPQSKDMIDAAVQSEPLALEEEKQKDGPVSSTDQSSSNSGDMKSEVVTPISCENEETQKAVQADLPLTVSSERSTESADPQLDTKPEETTTTSDPPTTSAEDQPPSSPMMDLETDFPSEPLDQKPPAPQRGVKRPRDVFSSRKRSRRRTVLNRTAVVTPAPAKLNHLYGVKAWRSWVQQRNKHQKESNIVDIKEDVLQCDSAELSFALSCFIREVRRPNGETYSPDSIFYLCLGIQQYLFMKGRIENIFTDALYSQFATNISGMLRLWKPKPQTSGGAVSSRVVESYLWECKQLGAYSPIVLLNTLLFFCTKTFGFTTLAQHQSLSFTNFTLHSKPCSRAGKVHYLRYQRSSAGTPHAERLRKKQGEEEVDLEMLENVANPLHCPVRLYEFYLSRCPESVKKRTDLFFLQPEQNVHTHSSHWYTSQPLESTTLQSMLSRIMAVREVHQELEKTQLQSSAAGGDDSLQ, encoded by the exons ATGTCAGGAGTAAAAGATGAAGAAAAGCCAGTCAAATTTACG CATGAGGAGCACCTGTCCAGAGTTTTTGATGAAGTAATGGGGCTTGGAGAATTTGCTGACTCCTCTAGGGGCTCTGCCAGCTCTACCAGGAGTGGAGGTCAGGACGAGACAAAGGGAGTAGACGAAACCTCAGGACAAGGGGAGAACCAACCGGTAGAAGAAGAGGACAGCAACGGCAGCAGACAAGAAGAGAAGATGGATGAGGAGATTGGAGAGTCATCCCTTCCTCCCATTTCCTCCCCTGCATCTGTCCGACGCTCCTCGTTTACCATGAGTACaactgaaggaggaggagggggaggaagtggaggggCAGCATTTGATGATGCGTTGGATGGCCTTCCTTCGTATGggccagaagaagaagaagaggaagactgGCACTTCGCCCTGCCGATGGGCACCCTGGAGGATGTTAGTGTGGgtaagacaaaaggaaaaacaggCCTACCAGGAGCAGGGAACAACACAACTCGAGAGGAGCCCTTTCctcaggaggaagagagggaagcGAGCAGTGGGTCCGCTAACACCTCCCACTCCTCACAGGACCACACACCTGAAAACAGCCGAG ATGGAGGCACCCTGACCCagacagaggagacagaagaCAGCCAACAGGGAGAG AGGTCGGAGGCAGCTCCAACGGAGGACAGTAATCCCCCACTGCCTGCTAGTATCAATATTAAAGATGAGCCCATTGATGAGGGTTATGATGCTGCTTTACTGCCTCAGAGCTCCATCAGACAGATCAAAGAGGAGCTGGAGCATCAGGAG GAAGAGCTGAGGATCAGCTCTGTCTACTCTGTAGGTGGAGGAAACGCGTTTGCACCCCCTACCA TTGGATCAGTTGGCAGGATAAATATCCTGCTTGGAGGGATGAACAACTTTGTCAACTTTACTGAAAACCTGCAGGAGAAAGCTGAAATGAGGGCGGCTTGTCACACAT TGCCAGCAGCAGTCCCAGCTCCCCCTCCAGCAGCCATTTTCATCCCAGGTAGAGGAGCTGTCCTACAAGCCATGACTCCCCTCCCTCTCAGACCACCAGCTCCAATCCCAAGTACTCTACCAGCTCTGATACCAGCGCCCCCACGCCCGCCTCCACCCGCAGTTCCCGGTAGTGTTCGCTGCAGTGGCTGCTCTAAG GTTCTGCTGAAAGGCCAAACGGCATTCCAAAGAAAAGGTTCGACGCAGCTCTTCTGCTCCACGGTCTGTCTTACTGGCCATCTGCCTCCAGCCAACAAGAACCGATCTTGTTTCCAGTGCAACAG GGAGATTCTTCAGCCCAGGGACATGATCACGATTCCAGAAGAGGGCACCTACGTTAACTTCTGTGGCCAGTTCTGTCTGTCCGTATTTCGACACAAGAAGAAACAGACTGATAAGGGTCCTGATAAATGGACTGACAAACGACTGGAGAAGAAACCTGAGAAGCCGCCTGAGAAACAAGTGGAGCGACAAGCTCCTGAAAAGCCCTTTTGCAGTGTCTGCAGAGTGTCTAACAGG ATTGAGCACGAGGTCACCCATCAAGGTCGTCTGCACAGACTCTGTAGTAACGCTTGTTTTGTAACATGGCGCAAGATGCGGCAGTTAGCCATGAACTGCTGTGAAGGCTGCGGACTTTACTGTAATAGCAACTCAGGCTCCTGTCACACGCTCACAATTGAAAGATCTCAGCTCAACTTCTGTGGCCCCACCTGTATTAACACTTACAAACAG ACCTGCAGAAAGTTGGTTTCCTGTGCCTGCTGTCACAAAATGGCAATAGCGTCCTCCACCATCATGGAGCGAGACCAAAGGGGCAAAGTCCAGCTTTACTGTTCATCTGCTTGTGTGGAACAGAGTCGACCACCTCGACACGTTCTTATGG GTGCTGCATTCCCCTGCTGCCAGTGCAGGGTGTCGGCTGTTCCTCAGTATCATCTGGCCATGGTGGACGGCACCATTCGTAACTTCTGCTCCTATGACTGCGTTACTATATACAGG aaatctgGAAACACCTCTCAGCCAGACATGACCAATGGAACCTCCGCTTTAAAGGACTCCTCCCACAGAGACGCCCCTAAACAGGGACCCTCAGCTGGAGCCAGCTCAGTCCCTCCCATCCCTCAGGACTACCCATCTTCAGTCCCCTACCCAGGCCACCATCCCAGTCATAGTTCAGTGCCCCCACTGGTGCCTCCCTACCCAGCCATATCCTCCCCCTCTGTCCCAGGGCAGGCCCAGGCCAGAGCACCTGCTGATAAGCCCCAGAAACCTGCAGAGGGCGGAACCAGTGATAACTCCAAGCTGACCTGCCATCAGTGCAGCAATCAGTTCAGCATGAAGCCGCTGCTATTCAGTCACCAA GGTCGTATTTCTATGTTCTGTGGTAGGAAGTGCTGTGAGCACTATAAAACCCAGAAGAATATTCTGATTCAATGTGAGTGCTGTAAACAGGAGAAAGTGCACTTTGACACCATCAGCTACAACCAACAGGACCTGGTCTTCTGCAGTGAAA GCTGTAAGCTGCTTTTCAAACATGACCTGACATCTCGTAACAAGGATCATCCTTGGCGTCCCTGCACCTACTGCTCTGGCATCGGCCAGAAGATGCTCCACAGTCACTATGGAGGCAGGATGGAGGAGTTCTGTAGACCCCACTGCATGTCCCAGTACACTGTACTCTACTATGGG ATGGGTCGATGTGACAGTTGTAGGAAACAGGGCTACATGACTGAGAAGCTGCAATGTTTGGGCTCAGTCCGTAATTTCTGCAACATGACCTGTCTGCTGCAGTACTGCAACGTGCATTTTGAGACAAgccaacacagcagcagtaatGGTACTGGAACGGCCCCACAAACACCATATG CTCCAACACAGCCCCACCACTCCTCAAAGATGAACCCTGTCATAGCTGATGTCGTGTCACTGGCCAATGGCTCTGCCACTCAACCCAGTGTAACAGCAGATACTGCTTTTACTG GAGCACTTCCGACCACTGATGGCAAGAACCTAGACCAT GCCAGTACCCAGACTGATGCCATGCGAGTGCCTGTCCCCCGTCGACGTCAAATGAAGAACAAGTCAGTTCTGTGTCGGCCCTTCACTATGGACCAAGAGAGCATGTGCCAGATATCCACATCTTCCACTGAAACAGCAG CTCAGCCTCTGCCCTCAGTTAGCTCTTcagcaggagaggagaaagtGAAGGTGATAATGGTGCCAGTTCCAGTACCAGTCTTCATTCCAGTGCCTATGAACATGTACTCCCAGCACACACCTGTTCCGATGGCTATGCCTTTGCCT GTTCCAGTACCCATGATCGTACCACCACAGAGCAAGGACATGATAGATGCAGCAGTCCAATCAGAGCCTTTGGCGttagaggaagaaaaacaaaaagatgggCCTGTTTCCAGCACAG ACCAGAGTAGTTCTAACAGTGGAGACATGAAGTCAGAGGTGGTCACTCCcataagctgtgaaaatgaggAGACTCAAAAAGCAGTACAAGCCGACCTGCCGCTTACTGTCAGCTCAGAGAGGAGCACAGAGTCAGCTGATCCTCAACTTGATACGAAGCCAGAGGAGACCACCACGACAAGTGACCCACCTACCACCAGTGCTGAGGATCaacctccctcctctcccatgATGGACTTGGAGACTGACTTCCCGTCCG aacCGTTAGATCAGAAGCCACCTGCACCACAGCGAGGAGTGAAGAGACCCAGGGATGTTTTCTCCAGCCGAAAACGG AGTCGAAGGCGAACCGTGTTGAACCGCACTGCAGTGGTGACTCCAGCCCCCGCCAAACTGAACCACCTGTATGGAGTTAAAGCCTGGAGGAGCTGGGTCCAACAACGAAACAAACACCAGAAAGAAT CCAATATCGTGGATATTAAAGAAGACGTCCTTCAGTGTGACTCCGCTGAGCTGAGCTTTGCTCTGTCCTGCTTCATCAGAGAAGTAAGACGGCCTAATGGAGAGACCTACAGCCCAGACAGCATCTTCTACCTCTGTCTGGGGATAcagcag TACCTGTTCATGAAGGGCCGCATAGAGAACATCTTTACCGATGCGCTGTACAGTCAGTTTGCCACCAACATCAGTGGGATGCTGCGACTCTGGAAACCGAAACCGCAGACTAGTG GTGGTGCTGTTTCCTCCCGTGTTGTGGAGTCCTACCTGTGGGAGTGTAAGCAGCTGGGCGCCTACTCCCCCATAGTGCTGCTCAACACGCTGCTCTTCTTTTGCACCAAGACCTTCGGCTTCACCACGCTGGCACAGCACCAAAGCCTCTCCTTTACCAACTTCACTCTACACTCTAAACCCTGCAGCCGAGCCGGCAAAGTCCACTACCTCCGATACCAGAGAAGCAGTGCTGGCACGCCCCATGCAG AGCGATTGAGAAAAAagcagggagaggaagaggtagACCTGGAGATGCTGGAAAATGTCGCCAACCCTCTACACTGTCCTGTCAGACTCTACGAGTTCTACCTCTCCAGATG CCCTGAGTCGGTGAAGAAGAGAACTGacctgtttttcctgcagcctGAACAGAATGTGCACACTCACAG TTCCCACTGGTACACCTCTCAACCATTAGAGAGCACCACTCTACAGAGCATGCTCTCACGCATCATGGCCGTCAGAGAGGTTCACCAGGAACTCGAAAAAACTCAACTTCAGTCCTCAGCCGCCGGTGGTGATGACAGTTTACAGTGA